The following proteins are co-located in the Conyzicola lurida genome:
- a CDS encoding alpha-amylase family protein encodes MRITDTSDLWWKTAVIYCLDVETFMDWNDDGVGDFEGLSHRMDYLAELGVTCLWLMPFYPTPDQDDGYDISDFYGVDPRLGNHGDFVEVVRTARDRGMRVIIDLVVNHTSDKHPWFQAARSSKSSPYRDYYVWRDEPPANPAASVFPGEESGVWNFDERTGQYYLHSFYSHQPDLNVANPKVREELEKIIGFWLQLGVSGFRVDAVPFLLDPSGVMPGKGELTDPMGFLRSLRAFLGRRSGEAILLGEANLPHEDQVDYFGGEDGDALTMQFDFVVMANLYLSLARADARPLAAALADRPPIAIGSQWANFVRNHDELTLDKLSDDEREEVFAAFAPEQRMRVYDRGIVRRLPPMLDGDPRRIRMVYSLLFSLPGTPVLFYGEELGMGENLDIPGRQSVRSPMQWTAEKNGGFSNARPSRLAAPVTGGGYSPEHVNASVQRHDPDSMLRFMRTLIERYRASAEIGWGDFTLLEQDDPAVLAHRVTGAEGTMVAVHNLGPEPTTVTLALDLDDDHRLVDLLLDGSITTPSPKGRVELALEGYGYRWLRVLAPGEKRLS; translated from the coding sequence ATGAGGATCACCGATACCAGCGACCTGTGGTGGAAGACCGCCGTCATCTACTGCCTCGACGTCGAGACGTTCATGGACTGGAACGACGACGGGGTCGGCGACTTCGAGGGCCTGTCGCACCGCATGGACTACCTCGCCGAACTCGGTGTCACCTGCCTCTGGCTGATGCCCTTCTACCCGACGCCCGACCAGGACGACGGCTACGACATCTCCGACTTCTACGGCGTCGACCCGCGGCTCGGCAACCACGGCGACTTCGTCGAGGTCGTCCGCACCGCCCGCGACCGGGGTATGCGCGTCATCATCGACCTCGTCGTCAACCACACCTCCGACAAGCACCCGTGGTTCCAGGCCGCGCGGTCGAGTAAGAGCTCCCCGTACCGCGACTACTACGTCTGGCGTGACGAGCCGCCGGCCAACCCCGCCGCCTCGGTTTTCCCCGGCGAGGAGTCGGGCGTCTGGAACTTCGACGAGCGCACCGGCCAGTACTATCTGCACAGCTTCTACAGCCACCAGCCCGATCTCAACGTCGCGAACCCCAAGGTGCGCGAGGAACTCGAGAAGATCATCGGCTTCTGGCTGCAACTCGGTGTGTCCGGCTTCCGCGTCGACGCCGTGCCGTTCCTGCTCGACCCCAGCGGCGTGATGCCGGGCAAGGGCGAGCTGACCGACCCGATGGGGTTCCTCCGCTCGCTCCGTGCCTTCCTCGGCCGCCGCTCGGGCGAGGCGATCCTGCTCGGCGAGGCGAACCTGCCGCACGAGGACCAGGTCGACTACTTCGGCGGCGAGGACGGCGACGCTCTGACCATGCAATTCGACTTCGTGGTGATGGCGAACCTCTACCTGTCGCTCGCCCGCGCCGACGCGCGGCCGCTCGCGGCGGCGCTGGCCGACCGTCCCCCGATCGCCATCGGGTCGCAGTGGGCGAACTTCGTGCGCAACCACGACGAACTCACCCTCGACAAACTGAGCGACGACGAGCGCGAGGAGGTCTTCGCCGCGTTCGCCCCCGAGCAGAGGATGCGCGTCTACGACCGCGGCATCGTGCGACGTCTGCCGCCCATGCTCGACGGCGATCCCCGCCGCATCCGCATGGTGTACAGCCTGCTCTTCTCGCTCCCGGGCACCCCGGTTCTGTTCTACGGCGAGGAGCTCGGCATGGGCGAGAACCTCGACATCCCCGGGCGGCAGTCGGTGCGCAGCCCGATGCAGTGGACCGCCGAGAAGAACGGCGGCTTCTCGAACGCCCGACCCTCCCGGCTCGCGGCCCCGGTCACCGGCGGCGGCTACTCCCCCGAGCACGTCAACGCCTCGGTGCAGCGTCACGACCCCGATTCGATGCTGCGGTTCATGCGCACCCTCATCGAGCGATACCGGGCGTCGGCGGAGATCGGCTGGGGCGATTTCACCCTGCTCGAGCAGGACGACCCCGCCGTGCTCGCGCACCGGGTGACGGGAGCCGAGGGCACCATGGTCGCGGTGCACAACCTCGGCCCCGAACCGACGACGGTCACACTCGCCCTCGATCTCGACGACGACCACCGTCTGGTGGACCTGCTCCTCGACGGCAGCATCACCACCCCCTCGCCGAAAGGGCGGGTCGAACTCGCCCTCGAGGGCTACGGCTATCGCTGGCTGCGGGTACTCGCGCCGGGAGAGAAGCGCCTGAGCTGA